The proteins below come from a single Phycisphaeraceae bacterium genomic window:
- a CDS encoding nitroreductase family protein has product MPLKQEPPKGSAEDEARVFYERMNLRRTVRTFSNEPVDREVIEWCIRAAGTAPSGANKQPWQFVAVSDPAIKRRIRLGAEEEERMFYESRASERWLEDLKQLGTDADKRFLEIAPWVVVIFALKHTSDGGQVYYAQESVGVATGLFIAACHHAGLATLTHTPSPMGFLREILDRPSNEKPYLLMPVGYPTKDCVVPAITRKSLEEISTFM; this is encoded by the coding sequence GTGCCTTTGAAGCAGGAACCTCCGAAGGGCTCGGCTGAGGACGAGGCCCGGGTGTTCTACGAGCGCATGAATCTGCGGCGTACGGTGCGGACATTCAGCAATGAGCCTGTGGATCGCGAAGTCATCGAATGGTGCATTCGGGCTGCGGGAACAGCCCCGAGCGGCGCAAACAAGCAGCCTTGGCAGTTTGTCGCGGTGTCGGACCCAGCCATCAAGCGACGTATTCGACTCGGTGCGGAAGAAGAAGAACGGATGTTCTATGAATCACGTGCGTCGGAGCGATGGCTCGAAGATCTGAAGCAGCTTGGGACCGATGCTGACAAACGATTTCTGGAAATCGCACCGTGGGTAGTTGTGATTTTTGCACTCAAACACACGAGTGATGGCGGACAGGTTTATTACGCGCAAGAGTCGGTGGGAGTTGCGACGGGTCTGTTTATAGCGGCTTGTCATCACGCGGGTCTTGCGACACTGACACACACGCCAAGCCCGATGGGGTTCTTGCGAGAAATCCTCGATCGGCCATCGAACGAGAAGCCCTACCTGCTCATGCCTGTTGGGTATCCAACCAAGGATTGCGTGGTGCCAGCGATAACCCGCAAATCGCTCGAAGAGATCAGCACATTCATGTGA
- a CDS encoding class I SAM-dependent methyltransferase, with protein sequence MAPDARKTELVGIDSHIDAVEAEIGLYADPVVYDILHTPGTADESAGLLIAERFGRIPADTTRCWLEPACGSGRLLRLARSRGIDTIGFDINQAMIEYASARARRTQANAHETYFTASMTDFASQVHRPVTFAFNLINTIRHLGSDEEMFAHFDEISRVLAPGSVYCVGVSLSQYQLEQPSEDVWQATRGECTVRQVVQYLPPKEGRVEQVISHLTIERSGSEEARTSTYTLRTYSHEEWFDLIARSCMEVVEVLSPWGEVMPQRDFGYMLFVLQPKRSVDQC encoded by the coding sequence ATGGCTCCTGACGCACGCAAGACAGAACTCGTCGGTATTGATTCGCACATCGACGCGGTCGAGGCTGAGATTGGTTTGTACGCCGATCCTGTGGTGTATGACATACTGCACACGCCGGGCACTGCCGACGAGTCCGCGGGGCTCCTGATCGCGGAGCGCTTCGGGCGCATCCCCGCAGACACGACCCGCTGCTGGCTCGAACCTGCGTGCGGGAGTGGTCGCTTGCTCAGGCTTGCTCGCTCTCGCGGGATCGACACCATCGGCTTCGACATCAATCAGGCAATGATCGAGTATGCATCAGCCCGTGCCAGACGCACGCAAGCGAATGCCCACGAGACGTACTTTACGGCGTCGATGACAGACTTTGCTTCGCAGGTTCACCGCCCAGTCACATTCGCATTCAACCTCATCAACACGATTCGCCACCTTGGATCTGACGAGGAGATGTTCGCCCACTTCGATGAAATCAGTCGCGTTCTCGCGCCGGGAAGCGTGTACTGCGTTGGCGTTTCGCTCTCGCAGTATCAACTCGAGCAGCCGAGCGAGGATGTCTGGCAGGCCACGCGCGGGGAATGCACCGTCAGGCAGGTCGTGCAGTATCTCCCGCCGAAAGAAGGCCGCGTCGAGCAAGTCATCAGTCATCTCACGATCGAGCGCTCTGGCAGCGAGGAAGCACGAACCAGCACCTACACGCTGCGCACGTATTCTCACGAGGAATGGTTTGATCTGATCGCACGCAGTTGCATGGAAGTCGTCGAGGTCCTCAGTCCGTGGGGAGAGGTCATGCCCCAGCGGGACTTTGGCTACATGCTCTTTGTGCTCCAGCCGAAACGGTCAGTCGATCAGTGTTGA
- a CDS encoding metal ABC transporter permease produces MFEALAELADQLILPLREVHLVFLGRAHNASYVMFAAGMLGVAAGLVGSFAMLRNRTLMADALGHATLPGICLAFLIADALGGSARAVALLLIGAAISGVLGVWCVQQIVRRTRLRDDVAIGMVLSVFFGVGIVLLDLATRIASTPAGGLSHLIYGQTAAMTQPDAITMAIVLLSVVIVCLLLFKEFTILCFNEPFAAVTGWPVRRIDMVLMALVVLVTVSGLQAVGIILIVAMLIIPAAAARLWTNSIGVMVILAGCIGGLSGYVGAAISAAVPRSPAGAIIVLTAGVLFILSLLMAPSRGIVPASLRRVRQATRFAADHALESMVSNDAVSPARSGLSGRAIGVYLCLSGLAKRQPSGLTLTSRGLERGRRVARNHRLWEQYLITFADVAPSHVDWSVDQVEHILSSDMIERLESDLAANEVSA; encoded by the coding sequence ATGTTCGAAGCATTGGCCGAACTTGCAGACCAACTCATACTTCCGCTTCGCGAAGTGCATCTGGTCTTTCTCGGTCGAGCCCATAACGCCTCGTACGTCATGTTCGCTGCAGGAATGCTCGGTGTAGCAGCAGGACTTGTTGGCAGTTTTGCGATGTTGCGCAACCGCACACTGATGGCCGACGCACTTGGGCACGCGACACTGCCAGGCATTTGTCTCGCGTTTCTGATTGCCGACGCTTTGGGTGGCTCCGCGCGCGCAGTGGCACTGCTGCTCATCGGTGCAGCCATCAGCGGCGTTCTTGGAGTTTGGTGTGTGCAACAGATCGTACGAAGAACGCGCCTGCGCGATGACGTCGCCATCGGCATGGTGCTCAGTGTGTTTTTCGGCGTTGGCATCGTGCTGCTCGATCTGGCAACGCGCATTGCCAGCACGCCTGCCGGTGGACTGAGCCACTTAATTTATGGCCAAACCGCTGCAATGACTCAACCTGATGCAATTACTATGGCGATTGTGCTCTTGTCGGTTGTCATCGTGTGCCTGCTGCTCTTCAAGGAGTTCACGATTCTGTGCTTCAACGAGCCCTTTGCTGCAGTGACAGGATGGCCTGTGCGTCGTATCGACATGGTGCTCATGGCGCTGGTCGTGCTTGTCACCGTCTCCGGGCTTCAGGCTGTCGGCATCATCCTCATTGTCGCAATGCTCATCATCCCGGCTGCAGCGGCAAGACTCTGGACGAACTCGATCGGCGTCATGGTCATACTTGCGGGCTGCATCGGAGGTTTGAGTGGGTACGTGGGCGCGGCCATCTCTGCAGCAGTCCCACGCAGTCCGGCAGGAGCCATCATTGTGCTCACAGCCGGCGTGCTCTTTATTCTGTCGCTCCTCATGGCACCGTCACGTGGCATAGTGCCCGCGTCCTTACGTCGTGTGCGACAGGCCACGCGATTTGCTGCCGATCACGCACTTGAATCCATGGTTAGCAATGACGCAGTTTCTCCAGCGCGTTCAGGCCTATCCGGCCGCGCTATCGGGGTGTATCTGTGTCTCTCCGGTCTGGCGAAGCGTCAGCCGAGTGGATTGACGTTGACATCGCGCGGGCTTGAACGCGGTCGCCGCGTCGCTCGCAACCATCGCCTCTGGGAGCAGTACCTCATCACATTTGCTGATGTCGCTCCATCTCATGTCGACTGGTCTGTCGATCAGGTCGAACACATACTCTCAAGCGACATGATCGAGCGACTCGAATCCGATCTTGCAGCCAACGAGGTTTCGGCATGA
- a CDS encoding FHA domain-containing protein, whose product MADSQHMVIRISRSKLGEALTLRVHPDGTVETPAGSRLAMGETWNADGVELRVGADLSERGGPWSGPELLIMQSERDRTIRMRCPLPNAAGATLMLGRSRRACDIVVSDEHVSRVHLKLQVGESGHTIEDMESKWGTLINGKRLIGRHNLTHGDEIRIGTSLLKYLLNWDGGQPEPMPETALTWAGGAEPQMASRVAPRDRVEQLPSRASGRMPNVVPPMVRESVPPLWIGVGIGLIIALIGMIMYTVVTLLWPTA is encoded by the coding sequence ATGGCAGATTCGCAGCACATGGTGATTCGCATCTCTCGCAGCAAGCTGGGCGAGGCATTGACACTGCGTGTGCATCCCGATGGCACAGTGGAAACCCCCGCGGGATCGCGTCTGGCCATGGGTGAGACATGGAATGCGGACGGCGTTGAGCTGCGAGTTGGGGCGGATCTCTCGGAGCGCGGCGGGCCCTGGTCAGGGCCGGAGTTGCTCATCATGCAAAGCGAGCGCGATAGAACGATTCGCATGCGGTGTCCGCTGCCGAACGCTGCCGGCGCGACGCTGATGCTGGGTCGAAGTCGCCGTGCGTGCGATATCGTGGTGTCCGATGAGCATGTCTCGCGGGTGCACCTGAAATTGCAGGTCGGCGAATCCGGGCACACGATTGAGGATATGGAAAGCAAATGGGGAACCTTGATCAATGGCAAACGTCTGATTGGGCGTCACAATCTGACACATGGCGATGAGATTCGGATTGGAACCTCGCTGCTCAAGTACTTGCTGAACTGGGACGGAGGCCAACCAGAACCGATGCCGGAAACAGCATTGACATGGGCGGGTGGTGCCGAGCCGCAAATGGCCAGCCGCGTGGCGCCGAGAGACAGGGTGGAGCAACTGCCGAGTCGGGCGAGTGGTCGCATGCCGAATGTTGTGCCGCCGATGGTGCGAGAAAGCGTGCCGCCACTCTGGATTGGCGTGGGTATCGGGCTGATCATCGCGTTGATTGGAATGATCATGTACACAGTGGTTACGCTGCTCTGGCCGACGGCTTGA
- the ftsH gene encoding ATP-dependent zinc metalloprotease FtsH — protein MMRHRKKISSNPRFKLDMAGGEPSKGGDGPVQSGGNGPKDPKAPTTATGPSRNGLFGFITVILLIVMLVMFFSQSQSGNRISIQELVAHIESGDLVPNTQIIVRDDAIIAEINQPESRTSRQTVTVAMNSATKELTVGKLDEALLKKNLTYISKPQSAMLQLLLFFGPILLIMIVIWVLISRGLRGAASGGGMLGNFGKSRHQRLTKEMTGVTFKDVAGIDEAKDEVREIIEFLKNPKKFTRLGGRIPRGVLLIGDPGCGKTLLAKAIAGEADVPFFTISGSDFVEMFVGVGASRVRDLFKQAKDSAPCIIFLDEIDAVGRRRGGGFSSGGNDEREQTLNAILVEMDGFSSSDGVIVIAATNRGDVLDPALTRPGRFDRQITVPLPDLKGRLEILTVHAKKVKMGPDVDLERVARGTPMFSGADLAAIINESAIAATMQNKDFIEHEDLEEARDKVKFGRSARSRMRDREENRATAYHEAGHAVLQALLSDADPLHKVTIIPRGQSLGATFSLPEKDRLGYSKRWLLATQRVMCGGRIAEEKATGDVTSGASQDIAQVTQLARTMVLDWGMSDRLGFVRYAPLDSREMFLPERDYSDDTAKAIDQEVRKLIDEAYEDARRLIEANWDKVVAVAESLLKHETLSSDEVERLMRGERLNKPSVVELLEAEQKRKAALTTPKPETPSDDGEPDFPFVPSPA, from the coding sequence ATGATGAGGCACAGAAAAAAGATAAGTAGTAACCCGAGGTTCAAACTCGATATGGCCGGGGGCGAGCCCAGCAAGGGAGGCGACGGCCCGGTCCAATCGGGAGGCAACGGCCCCAAAGACCCTAAGGCCCCCACCACCGCCACAGGTCCCAGCCGAAACGGGCTGTTCGGGTTCATCACGGTCATTCTCCTGATCGTGATGCTCGTGATGTTCTTCAGCCAGTCGCAGAGCGGAAACCGCATTTCAATTCAGGAACTGGTGGCTCACATCGAAAGCGGGGATCTGGTTCCCAACACGCAGATCATCGTGCGTGATGACGCCATCATTGCCGAGATCAATCAGCCTGAGAGTCGTACCAGCCGCCAGACCGTGACTGTCGCGATGAACTCTGCGACTAAGGAACTGACGGTTGGCAAACTTGACGAAGCCCTCCTCAAGAAAAATCTGACATACATCTCCAAGCCTCAGTCTGCAATGCTCCAACTGCTGCTGTTTTTTGGTCCGATCCTGCTCATCATGATCGTGATCTGGGTGCTGATCAGTCGCGGCTTGCGTGGAGCAGCCAGCGGAGGCGGTATGCTGGGCAACTTCGGCAAGAGTCGCCACCAGAGACTCACGAAGGAAATGACCGGCGTCACGTTCAAGGATGTCGCCGGTATCGACGAAGCCAAGGATGAAGTCCGCGAGATCATCGAGTTCCTGAAGAATCCGAAAAAGTTCACGCGCCTAGGCGGTCGCATCCCTCGCGGCGTTCTGCTCATCGGCGATCCCGGGTGCGGCAAGACCTTGCTCGCCAAGGCGATTGCTGGCGAAGCCGATGTCCCGTTTTTCACGATTTCGGGTTCTGACTTTGTCGAGATGTTCGTTGGTGTTGGTGCCAGCCGCGTCCGTGACCTGTTCAAGCAGGCCAAGGACTCTGCGCCGTGCATCATTTTCCTCGACGAGATCGACGCCGTCGGTCGTCGGCGTGGTGGAGGCTTCAGTTCGGGTGGCAATGACGAACGCGAGCAGACGCTCAATGCGATTCTCGTCGAGATGGATGGCTTCAGTTCCAGCGATGGCGTCATCGTGATCGCAGCAACCAACCGAGGCGATGTGCTCGACCCTGCACTCACACGCCCAGGTCGCTTTGATCGGCAGATCACCGTTCCCCTGCCCGATCTCAAGGGACGTCTCGAAATTCTGACGGTGCATGCCAAGAAAGTCAAGATGGGTCCGGATGTGGACCTCGAGCGTGTCGCGCGCGGCACCCCGATGTTCAGTGGCGCCGATCTGGCCGCGATCATCAACGAATCGGCAATCGCTGCGACCATGCAGAACAAGGATTTCATCGAGCACGAAGATCTCGAAGAAGCTCGCGACAAGGTGAAGTTCGGTCGTTCGGCCCGCAGCCGCATGCGCGACCGCGAGGAAAACCGCGCGACCGCTTATCACGAAGCCGGCCACGCAGTGCTCCAGGCCCTGCTCTCGGATGCTGATCCGCTGCACAAGGTGACGATCATCCCGCGCGGGCAGTCGCTGGGGGCAACATTCAGCCTGCCCGAAAAGGACCGCCTCGGCTATTCGAAGCGCTGGCTTCTGGCGACACAGCGTGTGATGTGTGGCGGGCGCATCGCAGAAGAGAAAGCCACCGGCGATGTCACAAGCGGCGCTTCGCAGGATATCGCGCAGGTGACGCAACTGGCACGAACCATGGTGCTCGACTGGGGCATGTCCGACCGGCTCGGATTCGTGCGGTATGCGCCGCTCGACTCGCGCGAAATGTTCCTGCCTGAGCGCGATTACTCCGACGACACCGCCAAGGCCATCGACCAGGAAGTTCGCAAACTGATCGATGAGGCGTATGAAGACGCGCGGCGACTGATCGAGGCCAACTGGGACAAGGTTGTCGCTGTTGCCGAATCGCTGCTCAAGCATGAAACGCTTTCGTCTGATGAAGTCGAAAGGCTCATGCGGGGTGAGCGGCTCAACAAGCCGAGCGTGGTCGAACTTCTGGAGGCCGAGCAGAAGCGAAAAGCAGCATTAACCACGCCAAAGCCGGAAACTCCCAGCGACGATGGAGAGCCGGATTTCCCATTCGTCCCTTCGCCGGCATAA
- the bamD gene encoding outer membrane protein assembly factor BamD, translated as MNATHAIRCLVLALVCMIGFEALAQIDEFGLDQNEWARTGSVPIDPDVAEARRLLALDQPAAALALLNTWIDTHKYTSHPDLPEAYLLRGDAKNAKNDEYEALYDYEVVIKQFYGSDAFPKAVEREFEIAVRYINGLRRYWLGLFRVQRATSLGEELLIRVQERMPQSQLAEIAALELADHYYKQRDMRMAADMYGIFVENYPQSEHRVYAGLRQIFSNIASFKGPRYDRSGLIESQVLIERFQARYPADAEQAGITVQLQTWIDESAANHLLDTAVWYLKRRDEASARFVLRRVIRNHPGSTAASQAADIMLKRGWLETAPTERSTDTNPETTDDVEQ; from the coding sequence ATGAATGCAACACACGCTATTCGATGCCTCGTGCTCGCCCTTGTGTGCATGATCGGATTCGAAGCCCTGGCACAAATCGACGAGTTCGGTCTCGATCAGAACGAGTGGGCTCGAACAGGCTCAGTGCCCATTGACCCCGATGTGGCCGAAGCCCGTCGCCTGCTCGCTCTCGATCAGCCCGCCGCTGCTCTGGCCTTGCTCAACACCTGGATCGACACCCACAAGTACACCAGCCACCCAGACCTGCCCGAAGCCTATCTGCTCCGCGGCGATGCCAAAAACGCCAAGAATGACGAGTACGAAGCCCTCTACGACTATGAGGTCGTCATCAAGCAGTTCTATGGATCCGACGCGTTTCCCAAGGCCGTCGAACGCGAGTTTGAAATTGCGGTTCGCTACATCAACGGCCTGCGCAGGTACTGGCTTGGCCTCTTTCGCGTGCAGCGGGCCACATCGCTGGGCGAAGAACTTCTGATTCGCGTGCAGGAACGCATGCCGCAGAGCCAACTCGCCGAAATTGCCGCTCTCGAACTGGCCGATCACTATTACAAGCAGCGCGACATGCGCATGGCCGCAGATATGTACGGCATCTTTGTCGAAAACTATCCCCAGAGCGAACACCGCGTATACGCAGGGCTGCGACAGATCTTCTCCAACATTGCGTCCTTTAAGGGTCCTCGCTACGACCGCAGCGGTCTGATCGAGAGCCAGGTTCTCATCGAGCGGTTTCAGGCTCGCTACCCCGCCGATGCCGAACAAGCGGGCATCACAGTGCAGTTGCAGACCTGGATTGATGAATCCGCCGCGAACCACCTTCTCGACACTGCCGTGTGGTATCTCAAACGTCGCGATGAAGCGTCCGCACGTTTCGTGCTCCGCCGCGTGATCCGCAATCACCCGGGCTCGACCGCCGCTTCTCAGGCCGCAGACATCATGCTCAAGCGCGGCTGGCTTGAAACAGCCCCAACCGAACGCAGCACCGACACCAACCCGGAGACCACGGACGATGTTGAGCAGTAA
- the argS gene encoding arginine--tRNA ligase, with product MATFDPLAILTERFTHALRQAFPELAGTAEPLISASRQPQFGDFQSNAAMPLAKKIGANPRQIAMRLIEHLDVADIAEPLTEASIAGPGFINIRLKSSALADLLTHFEQASLGLEPVQPPLTVVVDVCGVNLAKQMHVGHIRSTVIGDTIARLFERLGHHVMRQNHVGDWGLPIAMVTDRLLRTLEANQQFTLTDLDTWYKAAQAACRGEHRASAFAARHGANAKLLAELDAINTEADENLASAKRTLVALQSGDPRVRAMWQRIYDITMQECMRACVRLHTRITLEHSAGESSYADELAPIVDDLLNRKVAEVSDGAVIVRVEGIGEPCIIRKRDGGFLYATTDIAAIRRRVQQLKADLVVYCVDIRQSLHFKQVFGAAVRAGYAQQPDRAEPAHLQHAAFGTILGDDGAPFKTRSGENVRLSDLLDEAIERATAAVRERSRDLSPVEQTTVAEAVGIAAIKYADLSNDRVKDYTFNYDRMLAFEGNTGPYLLYALVRVRSIFRKASEQNITLDPKAVIIISEPEEKTLALELLRYPKVVQASADALEPHRLCAYLFDLASAYSAFFDRCPVLRADSVQLQASRLRLCSIVASVLADGLDVLGLPTVERM from the coding sequence ATGGCAACATTCGACCCTCTCGCGATTCTGACCGAGCGTTTCACCCATGCCCTCAGACAAGCCTTTCCAGAACTGGCGGGAACGGCTGAGCCGCTCATCAGCGCCTCACGCCAGCCTCAGTTTGGCGATTTTCAATCCAATGCAGCAATGCCATTGGCTAAGAAAATTGGTGCGAATCCTCGACAGATCGCTATGAGATTGATCGAGCATCTCGATGTTGCCGATATCGCCGAGCCGCTCACCGAAGCCTCAATTGCAGGACCAGGATTCATCAACATCCGCCTCAAGTCGAGCGCGCTGGCCGATCTGCTGACACACTTCGAGCAGGCATCGCTCGGCCTTGAACCCGTGCAGCCGCCACTCACGGTTGTTGTTGATGTCTGTGGCGTCAACCTCGCCAAGCAGATGCATGTGGGGCACATCCGCTCGACCGTCATCGGCGACACCATCGCACGTCTTTTTGAACGACTTGGGCACCACGTCATGCGCCAGAATCATGTTGGCGATTGGGGGCTTCCCATAGCCATGGTGACCGACCGCCTGCTCCGCACACTCGAAGCAAACCAGCAGTTCACACTGACCGATCTCGATACGTGGTACAAGGCAGCCCAGGCCGCCTGCCGCGGCGAGCACCGAGCCAGTGCCTTTGCTGCACGCCACGGCGCAAACGCCAAACTCCTCGCGGAACTTGATGCCATCAACACCGAGGCAGACGAAAACCTTGCCAGTGCGAAGCGCACACTCGTAGCCTTGCAATCCGGCGACCCACGAGTTCGCGCGATGTGGCAAAGGATCTACGACATCACCATGCAGGAATGCATGCGTGCGTGTGTTCGGCTTCATACCCGCATCACTCTCGAACACTCGGCTGGCGAGTCTTCCTATGCCGATGAACTTGCCCCAATTGTCGATGACCTGCTGAACCGTAAGGTTGCCGAGGTATCCGACGGCGCGGTGATTGTGCGCGTCGAAGGCATTGGGGAACCTTGCATTATTCGTAAGCGCGACGGCGGCTTCTTGTACGCGACCACCGATATCGCTGCCATCCGTCGGCGTGTGCAGCAACTCAAAGCCGATCTGGTCGTGTACTGTGTCGATATCCGTCAATCACTGCACTTTAAGCAGGTTTTTGGTGCGGCAGTTCGCGCCGGATACGCCCAGCAACCCGATCGAGCCGAGCCCGCTCACCTCCAGCACGCAGCTTTCGGCACGATACTCGGCGACGACGGTGCGCCATTCAAAACGCGCTCAGGCGAAAACGTCCGCTTGTCTGATCTGCTCGATGAAGCAATCGAACGAGCGACTGCTGCGGTCCGTGAGCGAAGCCGCGATCTTTCCCCCGTCGAGCAGACCACTGTCGCCGAGGCTGTCGGCATCGCAGCCATCAAGTACGCCGACCTCTCGAATGATCGCGTCAAGGATTACACGTTCAACTACGATCGCATGTTGGCATTCGAGGGCAACACCGGGCCGTACCTCCTGTATGCGCTCGTGCGTGTACGCAGCATCTTTCGCAAGGCGTCTGAGCAGAATATCACTCTCGATCCCAAGGCAGTCATCATCATTTCTGAGCCTGAAGAGAAAACGCTCGCGCTCGAACTCTTGCGCTATCCGAAAGTCGTACAGGCGTCAGCCGATGCTCTCGAACCGCATCGACTCTGCGCCTATCTCTTTGATCTTGCCTCGGCGTACAGCGCGTTTTTCGATCGGTGCCCGGTGCTCCGGGCTGATTCTGTGCAGTTGCAGGCTTCACGCTTGCGGCTCTGCTCGATTGTCGCATCCGTTCTTGCTGATGGCCTTGATGTGCTCGGTCTGCCCACGGTCGAACGCATGTGA
- a CDS encoding metal ABC transporter permease codes for MSDFVSLDLVPILAGLLAALSCGLLGNFLVLRRLSLMGDAISHSVLPGIVVAFLLTSSRAPIPVFIGALIAGLITVLLVELIRRAGRVESGAAMGVAFSIMFAVGILLMHQVAADRIDLDADCVLHGQLQSLNWASTMSWSDLLDPGVVWLLPRQVHVLAVTLAVVVSFVFVMYKELRIAAFDPQLASAQGISPGIMHVLLMLLVAATTVAAFEAVGSILVIAMLIGPAATARLLTERLAPQIAVSALIAVLASLGGYTTAVFVPIALGAPVDLNASGMMTTMLGVLLVLAIVFSPSRGLIARALNTRRLASRVRRDDLLAFLYREHESGQRTSSLAVAAERWRYNSDHLESLLVELERSGLIVKMSSGIALTEAGLREGASIVRKHRLWEAYLVDRAGLRPDHVHDVAEKLEHIPLDESALPLMPSLLDPHGKPIPEPRA; via the coding sequence ATGAGCGACTTTGTTTCTCTTGATCTCGTGCCGATTCTGGCGGGTCTCCTGGCGGCATTAAGTTGTGGCCTGCTGGGTAATTTTCTTGTGCTCCGTCGGCTGAGCCTTATGGGTGACGCGATCTCGCATTCAGTCCTCCCGGGTATCGTCGTGGCATTTCTCCTGACATCATCGCGTGCACCGATTCCTGTCTTTATAGGTGCACTGATCGCCGGGTTAATCACGGTTCTCCTCGTCGAACTCATCAGGCGGGCAGGGCGTGTCGAATCTGGCGCGGCTATGGGTGTTGCATTTTCCATCATGTTCGCAGTTGGCATCCTTCTCATGCATCAGGTCGCAGCCGACCGAATCGACCTCGATGCGGATTGTGTTCTGCACGGTCAGCTTCAATCGCTCAACTGGGCATCAACCATGTCGTGGAGCGACCTGCTTGATCCTGGTGTAGTCTGGCTGCTTCCGAGGCAAGTTCATGTGCTCGCTGTAACGCTTGCAGTCGTGGTGAGCTTTGTGTTCGTCATGTACAAGGAACTGCGCATCGCTGCATTCGACCCTCAACTCGCATCTGCCCAGGGCATTTCTCCAGGCATCATGCATGTACTGCTCATGCTCCTCGTTGCAGCCACAACGGTCGCTGCGTTCGAGGCTGTGGGTTCGATTCTCGTAATTGCTATGCTGATAGGGCCTGCAGCGACAGCACGACTACTCACAGAACGCCTCGCACCGCAGATCGCAGTCAGCGCTCTGATTGCGGTGCTTGCGAGTCTCGGAGGCTATACCACAGCTGTTTTCGTGCCGATCGCACTTGGAGCTCCGGTGGATCTCAACGCATCCGGAATGATGACAACCATGCTCGGCGTACTTCTCGTGCTCGCTATAGTGTTCTCGCCTTCGCGCGGGTTGATTGCTCGTGCGTTGAACACGCGCCGGCTCGCATCGAGAGTTCGCCGCGATGATCTGCTGGCGTTTCTGTATCGCGAGCATGAGTCGGGCCAACGCACTTCGTCGCTCGCGGTTGCAGCAGAGCGATGGCGTTATAATTCGGACCATCTTGAATCGCTACTCGTCGAGCTCGAACGCAGTGGGCTTATCGTCAAGATGTCAAGCGGCATAGCCCTGACTGAGGCAGGACTGCGCGAAGGCGCGAGCATCGTGCGCAAGCACCGCCTTTGGGAAGCCTATCTCGTCGACAGGGCCGGCCTGCGTCCCGATCATGTGCACGATGTTGCCGAAAAACTTGAGCACATTCCGCTCGATGAATCGGCATTGCCATTGATGCCTTCGCTGCTTGATCCGCACGGAAAACCTATTCCCGAACCACGCGCGTGA
- a CDS encoding ABC transporter ATP-binding protein yields MSTKSGTKSARAQAVPDVAIARVIARPEHSAASPLTIHAMTVSYHRKPVLWDVDYDAPSASLIAIVGPNGAGKSTFIKACLGLVPRATGEVAFWGQSLRDARSRIGYMPQRESVDWDFPVSVLDVVCMGRYRKIGWFRPVSRAHKTFATSCLDRVGLADLAGRQISQLSGGQQQRVFLARALAQEADLYFMDEPFAGVDAATERAIIEVLRDLRATGKTVICVHHDIQTVNDYFEHCILLNMRVVAAGPVSSTMTSANLHRTYGGRLTLLSQASEAVARSSGVD; encoded by the coding sequence ATGAGTACCAAGAGCGGGACGAAGAGTGCTCGTGCTCAGGCGGTGCCCGATGTGGCAATCGCGCGGGTCATCGCTCGTCCGGAGCATTCTGCTGCAAGCCCACTCACTATTCACGCCATGACGGTTTCATACCATCGCAAGCCTGTGCTGTGGGATGTGGACTATGACGCGCCGTCCGCGTCGCTCATCGCTATTGTTGGGCCGAATGGTGCCGGCAAGAGCACATTCATCAAGGCATGTCTGGGTCTCGTTCCTCGCGCTACGGGTGAAGTGGCTTTCTGGGGGCAGTCTCTTCGTGACGCGCGATCACGAATCGGATATATGCCGCAACGTGAGAGCGTGGATTGGGATTTTCCAGTCTCGGTACTTGATGTGGTTTGTATGGGAAGATATCGAAAGATTGGCTGGTTTCGCCCCGTCTCGCGGGCACACAAAACATTCGCGACGTCGTGCCTTGATCGAGTGGGTCTGGCTGATCTCGCGGGAAGGCAGATCAGTCAACTCTCCGGCGGGCAGCAGCAGCGTGTTTTTCTCGCTAGGGCACTGGCGCAGGAAGCGGATCTCTATTTCATGGATGAACCCTTCGCGGGCGTTGATGCAGCCACCGAGCGTGCGATCATCGAAGTCTTGCGAGATCTGCGAGCAACGGGCAAAACGGTCATCTGCGTGCACCACGATATCCAGACGGTCAACGATTACTTCGAACACTGCATTCTCCTGAACATGCGCGTGGTGGCTGCTGGACCAGTGTCAAGCACCATGACATCTGCCAACCTTCACCGAACGTATGGCGGTCGCCTGACCCTGCTGAGTCAGGCCAGTGAAGCAGTCGCACGCAGCAGCGGGGTGGACTGA